In Silene latifolia isolate original U9 population chromosome X, ASM4854445v1, whole genome shotgun sequence, the following proteins share a genomic window:
- the LOC141617398 gene encoding uncharacterized protein LOC141617398 has product MKGKIEPSKQSIGCVSCNAALSFLYEDLLLGSKPHNRPLYVSGYIRGQKVKRILIDGGSGVNLMPIATMNELGITMDEHSSSQKMIHGFNLNGECAVGMIRVNLTMGDLSSDTLFHVIYGKTSFKLLLGRPWKHENGVVTSTLHQYLKYYRGGERKINGDDKPFSKVDSFFADAKLFEENGTSSEFMPTTISSTGKGGKREKNIIKEDGAASPAKENDLKKDVDKVSKTATPVASPKKQETPHKTTPPVLRYIPKSRRKDGESPFAEFLTPKTEPKDKKSSQVIKQEWVAKVVTPLPSSSQTKIVRPPPTGFVCSSSQSSSEENKEIFDSNAYKLLAKAGYDCTNPTPLGKVIEVEPYGLNKAQHELFKQDGSFMVTRAGLGYESHVPVKIGALRKGATASSQHITVEEVEENEKGEEKMHPSSVFNRISPPAEKCRPSIFRRLGRPSVSTKHISVVARLGNQGESKVKVSTPSLCINKKGAIHERLGGPSKKVFSRLGALKRNSSEGRPLSTSATQNEEEVRVSEDLRSAIASHMKRMQVVDIIQHEPLKARRRVLVLTGQQKNTEELLPSSSRPCDARNSSDLEITTSSYHIIVEEIPDENEEVEADEAPKTLEDRGQSTVDELKELNLGTTEDPRPIYISALLTKEEQEEYYKLLVEYKDVFAWSYKEMPGLSPKIAVHRLAIKKGINPKKQPQRHFKPELVPEIEKEVNKLIEAGSIREVKYSTWIANIVPSRKKNGQLCICVDFRDLNDACPKDDFPLPHQEVLGQCTSARGINSRKATCPLHRSTRTLVGAMCAQEIEDRRERALYYLSRTLVGAELNYSPVEKIYLALVFAIQKLRHYMQAHTIHVVSKADPVKYILLRPVLTGKLVKWAMLLKQYDLVFVPQKAVEGQAFDDFFADHPVPAEWEISDDLPGEEIFYVDVLPPWQMYFDGAVRQDGAEAGDVFVTPQNYLMPYAFTLTQL; this is encoded by the exons TGGGTACATCCGGGGGCAAAAGGTCAAGCGCATTTTAATAGATGGAGGCTCAGGAGTCAATCTCATGCCAATAGCTACCATGAACGAATTAGGGATCACGATGGATGAACACTCCAGTAGTCAAAAAatgattcatggtttcaacttgaatgggGAGTGCGCGGTTGGCATGATCCGTGTGAACCTTACCATGGGTGATCTTTCTTCTGACACATTGTTCCATGTCATTTATGGTAAGACATCGTTCAAACTATTGCTGGGACGACCTTGGAAGCACGAGAATGGAGTTGTCACTTCAACCCTCCATCAATATTTGAAATATTATCGTGGTGGCGAAAGGAAAATAAACGGAGACGACAAACCCTTCTCTAAGGTCGACTCTTTCTTCGCTGATGCAAAATTATTTGAAGAGAATGGTACTTCTAGTGAGttcatgccaaccaccatctcttcaaCGGGAAAAGGAGGTAAGCGGGAAAAGAACATCATCAAAGAAGATGGAGCTGCAAGTCCTGCTAAAGAAAATGATCTTAAGAAAGATGTAGACAAGGTCAGCAAAACAGCTACTCCTGTTGCGTCACCCAAGAAGCAAGAGACGCCGCATAAAACTACACCACCAGTACTACGCTACATCCCAAAGTCTCGCCGCAAAGATGGAGAGAGTCCTTTTGCAGAGTTTCTAACACCAAAGACAGAGCCTAAGGATAAAAAGTCAAGCCAGGTGATCAAGCAGGAATGGGTGGCCAAAGTCGTTACACCTCTGCCAAGTTCATCTCAAACAAAGATTGTGAGACCTCCTCCAACTGGTTTTGTCTGCTCATCCAGTCAGTCATCAAGTGAAGAAAACAAGGAGATAtttgattccaatgcttacaagctaCTGGCAAAGGCTGGATATGACTGTACAAATCCGACTCCTCTCGGAAAAGTTATAGAAGTTGAGCCGTACGGTCTTAACAAAGCACAACATGAATTATTCAAGCAAGATGGGAGCTTCATGGTGACCagggccgggctcggatatgagtCTCATGTGCCTGTGAAGATTGGTGCTCTTAGAAAAGGGGCTACTGCGTCTTCTCAGCACATCACAGTAGAAGAGGTCGAAGAAAATGAAAAAGGAGAGGAAAAGATGCATCCATCTTCAGTCTTCAATCGAATAAGTCCACCGGCAGAGAAGTGTCGTCCTTCTATATTTAGAAGGTTAGGGAGACCAAGTGTTTCAACCAAACACATTTCTGTCGTTGCTAGGCTTGGAAATCAAGGAGAAAGTAAGGTCAAAGTGTCAACACCTTCGTTGTGCATAAACAAGAAGGGCGCAATACATGAACGCTTGGGCGGTCCATCAAAAAAAGTCTTCAGTCGACTAGGGGCTCTCAAGAGGAATAGTAGTgagggtcgtcctctctcaacttctgcaacacaaaatgaagaagaagtaagAGTAAGCGAAGACTTAAGAAGCGCAATAGCATCTCACATGAAGCGTATGCAAGTAGTGGATATCATCCAGCATGAGCCACTCAAAGCAAGGAGGCGCGTACTAGTTCTTACTGGTCAGCAAAAGAATACCGAAGAGCTTTTGCCTTCATCTTCACGTCCCTGTGATGCAAGGAACTCAAGTGACTTAGAAATTACAACGTCGTCATATCACATCATAGTAGAAGAGATACCTGACGAGAATGAAGAAGTTGAGGCCGATGAGGCCCCGAAAACACTTGAAGACAGGGGGCAATCGACTGTGGATGAACTCAAGGAGCTCAACTTGGGAACTACGGAAGATCCTCGCCCCATTTATATTAGTGCCCTGCTGACTAAAGAAGAACAAGAGGAGTACTACAAGTTATTGGTCGAGTACAAGGATGTCTTCGCTTGGAGCTATAAAGAGATGCCTGGACTCAGCCCAAAAATTGCAGTTCATCGTCTAGCAATCAAGAAAGGCATCAATCCCAAAAAGCAACCTCAACGTCATTTCAAGCCGGAGCTTGTACCTGAAATTGAAAAGGAAGTCAACAAACTCATTGAAGCAGGTTCCATTCGAGAAGTCAAATATTCTACCTGGATAGCAAACATTGTCCCTTCCAGAAAGAAGAATGGACAATTGTGCATATGTGTCGACTTCAGAGACCTTAATGATGCATGcccgaaggatgacttccctttgcca CATCAAGAAGTACTTGGCCAGTGCACTAGTGCTAGGGGCATCAATTCCAGGAAAGCCACTTGTCCTCTACATCGCAGCACAAGAACGCTCGTTGGGGCAATGTgtgctcaagaaattgaagaccgcAGGGAGAGAGCACTCTACTACTTGAGTCGTACCTTGGTTGGAGCTGAGTTGAATTACTCGCCCGTAGAGAAGATATATCTTGCTTTGGTGTTCGCCATCCAGAAGTTGAGGCACTACATGCAGGCGCATACCATACACGTGGTCTCAAAAGCTGATCCAGTCAAGTACATACTCTTAAGACCAGTCTTGACTGGAAAACTTGTGAAATGGGCAATGTTACTTAAGCAGTATGACTTGGTGTTCGTGCCTCAAAAGGCTGTCGAAGGTCAAGCTTTTGACGACTTCTTTGCTGATCATCCAGTGCCAGCAGAGTGGGAAATTTCAGATGACCTCCCAGGAGAAGAAATTTTCTATGTGGACGTCCTACCTCCATGGCAAATGTACTTTGACGGTGCTGTAAGGCAAGATGGAGCTGAAGCTGGAGATGTATTCGTAACTCCACAAAATTATCTTATGCCATATGCCTTTACACTCACTCAGTTGTGA
- the LOC141617399 gene encoding uncharacterized protein LOC141617399 has protein sequence MHEAHSSICGAHQSGPKLHDHVKRMGYYWPTMAQDCMDFEKICEPSFNKTLCNLLRKVVAKSKRDWHERIGEALWAYRTIYKTPTQATPYELVYGVEVVLPLKLQIPSLRIAFQEGLTEDENDKLRLAELEALDEKRLEAQQKLQCYQARLSRAFNKKEVYTNGAYKIVDEDGVRVGPINGKFLKRYYS, from the exons ATGCATGAAGCTCATTCTAGCATTTGTGGTGCTCATCAATCTGGGCCTAAACTTCATGATCATGTAAAGAGAATGGGGTATTACTGGCCAACCATGGCGCAAGATTGTATGGACTTCGAGAAAATATGTGAACCTT CCTTCaataaaaccctttgcaacttgTTGAGAAAAGTAGTAGCAAAGTCAAAGCGAGATTGGCATGAAAGGATTGGTGAGGCATTGTGGGCGTATCGTACCATATACAAAACACCTACTCAGGCAACCCCGTATGAATTGGTGTATGGAGTAGAGGTCGTGTTGCCATTAAAATTGCAGATCCCTTCCTTGCGCATTGCCTTTCAAGAAGGGCTCACAGAAGATGAAAATGACAAATTGCGTTTAGCAGAGTTAGAGGCTCTCGATGAAAAAAGATTAGAAGCTCAACAAAAACTCCAGTGCTATCAAGCAAGGTTGTCacgcgcattcaacaaaaag GAAGTCTACACGAATGGTGCTTACAAAATTGTGGATGAAGATGGCGTTCGTGTAGGCCCAATCAATGGGAAATTTCTGAAACGTTACTATTCTTAA